Proteins co-encoded in one Mycobacterium mantenii genomic window:
- a CDS encoding single-stranded DNA-binding protein, giving the protein MFETPLTVVGHIVNDPARRKVGDQEVLKFRVASNSRRRTGDGGWEHGHSLFVTVNCWGKLVTGVGAALGKGAPVIVVGHVYTSEYEDRDGNRRSSVEMRATAVGPDLSRVIVRIEKPAYTGPSAGQEGAAPGTLVDAADVSSEDPLAGDDPAGTGDATADEAPLSIPA; this is encoded by the coding sequence ATGTTCGAAACCCCGCTTACCGTCGTCGGTCACATCGTCAACGACCCCGCGCGCCGCAAGGTCGGCGACCAGGAGGTCCTCAAGTTCCGGGTGGCCAGCAACTCGCGCCGCCGTACCGGTGACGGCGGCTGGGAGCACGGGCACTCGCTGTTCGTCACGGTCAACTGCTGGGGAAAGCTGGTCACCGGGGTGGGTGCCGCGCTGGGCAAGGGCGCACCGGTGATCGTGGTGGGGCACGTCTACACCAGCGAATACGAGGACCGCGACGGCAACCGCCGCTCGTCGGTGGAGATGCGGGCGACCGCAGTAGGTCCGGACCTCTCCCGCGTGATCGTGCGCATCGAGAAGCCCGCTTACACCGGCCCCAGCGCCGGGCAGGAAGGCGCCGCCCCGGGAACTCTCGTCGACGCCGCCGACGTTAGTAGCGAGGACCCGCTGGCCGGCGACGATCCGGCCGGTACAGGTGACGCCACCGCCGACGAGGCCCCGCTCTCCATTCCCGCCTGA
- a CDS encoding cytochrome c oxidase assembly protein — translation MTVAPPAGTASTEAAAQRRALVWPVLAGVAVLAGCTAAGIGTLSLASALTVTGLPDPGQVTTLGLPFVRAAGEIAAVLAVGSFLLAAFLVPPQRSGVLDTDGYRALRLGTVASGVWAVCAALLVPLTISDVSGHPVADIPPTRMWSLAGLITNASAWRWTALLAAVIMLASLSVLRWSWTPVLAAASVVTLIPLGLTGHSSAGGSHDLATNGLLIHLVAASLWAGGLLALLAHVLRGGGHLGLAARRFSTIALWCWVAMAVSGLVNAVVRVHPSDLLGTDYGRLVTAKFVALCLLGGLGWRQRRVSVAALQADPSPVRARGALLRLTLIEAAVFGLTFGIAVGLGRTPPPPPPARLPSIPEAEIGYDFDGPPTLARILFDWRFDLIFGSAALVFAGLYVAALVRLRRRGDKWPPGRTLSWLLGCGVLLFATSSGVGRYMPAMFSMHMVVHMCLSMLIPILLVLGAPVTLALRALPAARRDDPPGMREWLLAALHSRFSRLLTNPVVATVLFVGGFYGLYLSSLFDTTASSHAGHLAMNTHFLLSGYLFYWVVIGVDPTPRPIPPLAKVAVVFASLPLHAFFGVVMMGTKKVLGADYYRSLGLSWHTDLLGDQRLGGGIAWAAGEFPLVIVMLALLIQWARSDRRTAKRLDRAAERDDDAELVAYNAMLAQLAQGGTPKRSGQAPADPD, via the coding sequence ATGACCGTCGCTCCGCCCGCCGGCACGGCCTCGACCGAGGCCGCTGCCCAGCGCCGCGCGCTGGTGTGGCCGGTGCTGGCCGGAGTCGCCGTGCTGGCGGGCTGCACGGCCGCCGGCATCGGGACGCTCTCGCTGGCCAGCGCGCTGACCGTGACTGGCCTGCCCGATCCGGGCCAGGTGACCACCTTGGGGCTGCCGTTCGTTCGCGCTGCGGGCGAGATCGCCGCGGTGCTCGCCGTCGGGTCGTTTCTGCTCGCCGCATTCCTCGTGCCGCCCCAGCGCAGCGGTGTCCTCGACACCGACGGCTACCGGGCCCTTCGGCTCGGGACGGTGGCGTCGGGGGTGTGGGCGGTGTGTGCCGCCCTGCTGGTCCCGCTGACCATCTCGGACGTGTCCGGGCATCCCGTCGCCGACATTCCCCCGACGCGGATGTGGTCGTTGGCGGGCCTGATCACCAACGCCTCGGCCTGGCGCTGGACCGCGCTGCTGGCCGCGGTGATCATGCTGGCGAGCCTGTCGGTGCTGCGCTGGTCGTGGACGCCGGTGCTGGCCGCCGCGTCGGTGGTGACGCTGATTCCGCTGGGGCTGACCGGACATTCGTCGGCCGGCGGTTCGCACGACCTGGCGACCAACGGCCTGCTGATCCACCTGGTCGCCGCCAGCCTGTGGGCCGGTGGCCTGCTCGCCCTGCTCGCCCACGTCCTGCGCGGCGGTGGTCACCTCGGGCTGGCGGCCCGGCGTTTCTCGACGATTGCGCTGTGGTGCTGGGTCGCGATGGCGGTGAGCGGACTGGTCAACGCCGTGGTTCGGGTGCACCCGTCCGACCTGCTCGGCACCGACTATGGGCGGCTGGTCACCGCCAAGTTCGTCGCGCTGTGTCTGCTGGGCGGGCTCGGTTGGCGGCAGCGACGAGTGAGTGTGGCTGCGCTGCAAGCGGATCCGAGTCCGGTGCGCGCGCGTGGCGCGCTGCTGAGGCTGACGCTGATCGAGGCCGCCGTTTTCGGCCTCACCTTCGGCATCGCCGTCGGGCTGGGCCGCACCCCGCCCCCGCCGCCCCCGGCCCGGTTGCCGTCGATTCCCGAAGCCGAGATCGGTTACGACTTCGACGGGCCGCCCACCCTGGCGCGCATCCTCTTCGATTGGCGCTTCGACCTGATCTTCGGCTCTGCCGCCCTCGTCTTCGCCGGGCTGTATGTGGCGGCGTTGGTGCGGCTGCGCCGCCGCGGCGACAAGTGGCCGCCGGGCCGGACGCTTTCCTGGCTGCTCGGCTGCGGGGTTTTGCTGTTCGCGACGTCGTCGGGCGTCGGTCGCTACATGCCGGCGATGTTCAGCATGCACATGGTGGTCCACATGTGCCTGTCGATGCTGATCCCGATCCTTCTGGTGCTAGGCGCCCCGGTCACCCTGGCGTTGCGGGCGCTGCCGGCGGCCCGCCGTGACGATCCGCCGGGCATGCGGGAATGGCTGCTGGCAGCGCTGCACAGCCGCTTCTCCCGGTTGCTCACCAACCCCGTGGTGGCCACCGTGCTGTTCGTCGGCGGGTTCTACGGGCTGTACCTGTCGAGCCTCTTCGACACCACCGCCAGCAGCCATGCCGGCCATCTGGCGATGAACACGCACTTTCTGCTGAGCGGCTACCTGTTCTATTGGGTGGTGATCGGGGTGGACCCGACGCCGCGACCGATCCCGCCGCTGGCCAAGGTGGCCGTGGTGTTCGCCTCGTTGCCGCTGCACGCCTTCTTCGGCGTGGTGATGATGGGCACCAAGAAGGTGCTCGGCGCCGACTATTACCGCTCGCTCGGCTTGAGTTGGCACACCGACCTGCTGGGGGACCAGCGACTGGGCGGGGGCATCGCCTGGGCGGCGGGGGAATTCCCGCTGGTGATCGTGATGCTCGCACTCCTCATCCAGTGGGCGCGCAGCGATCGCCGCACCGCCAAGCGGCTGGACCGGGCCGCCGAACGCGACGACGACGCCGAGCTGGTGGCCTACAACGCGATGCTGGCGCAGTTGGCGCAGGGCGGAACCCCCAAGCGGTCCGGCCAGGCCCCCGCCGATCCCGACTGA
- the ettA gene encoding energy-dependent translational throttle protein EttA, whose protein sequence is MAEFIYTMKKVRKAHGDKVILDDVTLSFYPGAKIGVVGPNGAGKSSVLRIMAGLDKPNNGDAFLANDATVGILLQEPPLNEEKTVRGNVEEGLGEIKVKLDRFNEVAELMATDYSDELMEEMGRLQEELDHADAWDLDSQLEQAMDALRCPPPEEPVTNLSGGERRRVALCKLLLSKPDLLLLDEPTNHLDAESVQWLEQHLASYPGAILAVTHDRYFLDNVAEWILELDRGRAYPYEGNYSTYLEKKAERIAVQGRKDAKLQKRLTEELAWVRSGAKARQAKSKARLQRYEEMAAEAEKTRKLDFEEIQIPVGPRLGNVVVEVDHLDKGYDGRTLIKDLSFTLPRNGIVGVIGPNGVGKTTLFKTIVGLEQPDSGTVKVGETVKLSYVDQTRAGIDPKKNVWEVVSDGLDHIVVGQTEVPSRAYVSAFGFKGPDQQKPAGVLSGGERNRLNLALTLKQGGNLILLDEPTNDLDIETLSSLENALEQFPGCAVVISHDRWFLDRTCTHILAWEGDDDNEAKWFWFEGNFGAYEENKIERLGAEAARPHRVTHRKLTRD, encoded by the coding sequence ATGGCTGAGTTCATCTACACGATGAAAAAGGTCCGCAAGGCGCACGGCGACAAGGTGATCCTGGACGACGTCACGTTGAGCTTCTATCCAGGCGCCAAGATCGGTGTCGTCGGACCCAATGGCGCCGGCAAGTCGAGCGTCTTGCGGATCATGGCTGGCCTGGACAAGCCGAACAACGGTGACGCCTTCTTGGCCAACGACGCGACCGTGGGCATCCTGCTGCAGGAGCCGCCGCTGAACGAGGAGAAGACCGTTCGCGGCAACGTCGAAGAGGGCCTGGGCGAGATCAAGGTCAAGCTCGACCGCTTCAACGAGGTCGCCGAGTTGATGGCCACCGATTACTCCGATGAGTTGATGGAGGAGATGGGCCGGCTGCAGGAGGAGCTCGACCACGCCGACGCGTGGGACCTCGATTCGCAGCTGGAGCAGGCCATGGACGCGCTGCGCTGCCCGCCGCCCGAGGAGCCGGTGACCAACCTGTCCGGTGGTGAACGCCGCCGCGTCGCGCTGTGCAAGCTGCTGCTGTCCAAGCCCGACCTGCTGCTCCTCGACGAGCCGACCAACCACCTCGACGCCGAGAGCGTGCAGTGGCTCGAGCAGCACCTCGCCTCCTACCCGGGTGCGATCCTGGCGGTCACCCACGACCGCTACTTCCTGGACAACGTCGCCGAATGGATCCTGGAATTGGACCGCGGCCGCGCCTACCCGTACGAGGGCAACTACTCCACCTACCTGGAGAAGAAGGCCGAGCGAATCGCGGTCCAGGGGCGCAAGGACGCCAAGCTGCAGAAGCGGTTGACCGAGGAGTTGGCGTGGGTGCGCTCCGGGGCCAAGGCGCGTCAGGCCAAGAGCAAGGCTCGGCTGCAGCGCTATGAGGAGATGGCGGCCGAGGCCGAGAAGACGCGCAAGCTCGACTTCGAGGAGATCCAGATTCCGGTCGGCCCGCGGCTGGGCAACGTGGTGGTCGAGGTCGACCATCTCGACAAGGGCTACGACGGCCGCACCCTGATCAAGGACCTGTCCTTCACCCTCCCGCGGAACGGCATCGTCGGCGTCATCGGTCCCAACGGGGTCGGTAAGACCACGCTGTTCAAGACCATCGTGGGCCTCGAGCAGCCGGACAGCGGCACGGTCAAGGTCGGAGAGACCGTCAAGCTCAGCTACGTCGACCAGACCCGCGCCGGAATCGATCCCAAGAAGAACGTGTGGGAAGTTGTCTCCGACGGGCTGGATCACATCGTGGTCGGCCAGACCGAGGTGCCGTCGCGGGCCTACGTGTCGGCGTTCGGGTTCAAGGGACCGGACCAGCAGAAGCCGGCGGGCGTGCTCTCCGGTGGCGAGCGCAACAGGCTCAACCTCGCGCTGACGCTCAAGCAGGGCGGAAACCTCATCCTGCTCGACGAGCCCACCAACGACCTCGACATCGAGACGCTGAGTTCGCTGGAGAACGCCCTCGAGCAATTCCCCGGCTGTGCGGTGGTGATTTCGCACGACCGGTGGTTCCTGGACCGCACCTGCACGCACATCCTGGCCTGGGAGGGTGACGACGACAACGAGGCCAAGTGGTTCTGGTTCGAGGGCAACTTCGGCGCATACGAGGAGAACAAAATCGAACGGCTCGGTGCCGAGGCGGCACGTCCGCACAGAGTGACCCACCGCAAGCTAACGCGCGACTAG
- a CDS encoding pyridine nucleotide-disulfide oxidoreductase: protein MIGAGPAGIAAVGRLLDHGVAAERIAWVDPAFGAGDIGRKWRSVSSNTHAGLFLEYFNGAKSFRFSEAPPMPLKEIDPQETCALALVAEPLVWITEQLREQVDALTATATALTLRDRQWRIETDQHDISSENVILAVGADPKKLGHPDLAEIPVEVALDPEKLAQEPLEGATVAVFGSSHSSMIVLPNLLRHPVKRIVNFYRSPLKYAVYLDDWILFDDTGLKGQAAVWARENIDGVLPDRLERCWVSSAEFSETLAQCDRAVYTVGFERRKLPETPQWGQLDYNRTNGILAPGLFGVGIAFPQYVEDPYGYGQFRVGLKKFMDFIDAVLPLWLLYGP, encoded by the coding sequence GTGATCGGCGCCGGGCCGGCGGGCATCGCCGCGGTGGGACGGCTGCTGGATCACGGGGTCGCGGCCGAACGGATCGCCTGGGTCGACCCGGCCTTCGGCGCCGGCGACATCGGCCGGAAGTGGCGGTCGGTCTCGAGCAATACCCACGCCGGACTGTTTCTCGAATACTTCAACGGCGCCAAGTCATTCCGGTTCTCCGAGGCGCCGCCCATGCCGCTCAAGGAGATCGACCCGCAGGAGACCTGCGCGCTCGCACTGGTGGCCGAGCCCCTGGTTTGGATCACCGAGCAGCTGCGTGAGCAGGTCGACGCCCTCACGGCGACCGCCACCGCGTTGACCCTGCGCGATCGGCAATGGCGGATCGAGACGGACCAACACGACATCTCTTCGGAGAACGTGATCCTGGCCGTCGGCGCGGATCCCAAAAAGCTGGGCCACCCCGACCTGGCGGAGATCCCGGTCGAGGTCGCCCTGGATCCCGAAAAGCTCGCCCAGGAGCCACTCGAGGGCGCGACGGTCGCCGTGTTCGGATCGTCGCACTCGTCCATGATCGTGCTGCCGAACCTGCTGCGCCACCCCGTCAAGCGCATCGTCAACTTCTATCGCAGCCCACTGAAATACGCTGTGTATTTGGATGATTGGATACTTTTTGACGACACCGGGCTGAAGGGCCAAGCGGCCGTCTGGGCGCGGGAGAACATCGACGGGGTGCTTCCCGACCGCTTGGAGAGGTGCTGGGTATCGAGCGCGGAATTCTCCGAGACATTGGCCCAGTGTGACCGCGCCGTCTACACCGTCGGCTTCGAGCGCAGGAAGTTGCCCGAGACCCCGCAGTGGGGGCAACTCGACTACAACCGCACCAACGGAATCCTTGCCCCCGGCCTGTTCGGGGTGGGCATCGCGTTCCCCCAGTACGTCGAAGATCCCTACGGGTACGGGCAGTTCCGGGTGGGCCTGAAGAAGTTCATGGATTTTATCGACGCCGTGCTGCCGCTCTGGCTGCTCTACGGCCCGTGA
- a CDS encoding acyl-CoA thioesterase, translating to MSVGFVAPVLVRWSDIDMYQHINHATMVTILEEARVQFLREAFEVDILTIGLLIAEVKVTYKGQLRLVDSPLQVTMWTKRLRAVDFTLGYEVRSVAADPESKPAVIAESQLAAVHIEEERLVRLSPQHREYLQRWIR from the coding sequence TTGAGCGTCGGCTTCGTCGCGCCAGTGCTTGTGCGCTGGTCGGACATCGACATGTATCAGCACATCAACCACGCCACCATGGTCACGATCCTCGAGGAAGCGCGCGTTCAGTTCCTGCGTGAGGCGTTTGAGGTCGACATCTTGACCATCGGGTTGCTCATCGCCGAGGTCAAGGTGACTTACAAAGGCCAACTGCGGCTGGTCGATTCGCCGCTGCAGGTGACGATGTGGACCAAGCGGTTGCGGGCGGTCGACTTCACGCTGGGCTACGAGGTGCGCTCGGTCGCCGCGGACCCGGAGTCGAAGCCCGCCGTCATCGCCGAGTCGCAACTGGCCGCCGTCCATATCGAGGAGGAGCGGCTGGTGCGCCTCTCGCCACAACATCGGGAGTATCTACAACGGTGGATCAGGTAG
- a CDS encoding NAD-glutamate dehydrogenase, translating into MTIDPGARQDLKPWTTFTQQQDIPEWIARAYVESYRGPHSDESGGAETRPIDLTVPAAIVTPAMLSAHYRLGRHRPDGESRVAVYPADDPAGFGPALQVVTDHGGMLMDSVTVLLHRLGVPYTAIMTPVFEVQRSPEGDLLRVEAKSASASQYAGEAWIHVQLLPSVDSKGLTEVERLLPKVLADVQQVASDASRLIAVLDDLAAQVEANAGNHFSAPDRDDVAALLRWLGNGNFLLLGYQRCHVHNGQVSGDGSPGLGVLRTRTGSRPRLTDDDRLLVLAQSVVGSYLRYGAYPYAIAVREYEDGAVIEHRFVGLFTVAAMNADVLEIPTISRRVREALAMADSDPIHPGQLLLDVIQTVPRSELFTLSSERLLAMAKAVVDLGPQRNALLFLRADRLQYFVSCLVYLPRDRYTTAVRLQIEDILVREFGGTRLEFTARVSESPWALMHFMVRLPADSPDAAPVDVSDVNRIRIQALLSEAARTWTDRLVAAAAEGSVGHADAEYYGAAFPEVYKQAVTPADAIDHIAIVNELQDNSVKLVFAETGDGTAQLTWFLGGHTASLSQLLPMLQSMGVVVLEERPFTVNRSDGMPVWIYQFKISPHPTIRLASTQAERDAMAERFADAVTAIWQGRLEIDRFNELVMRAGLRWQQVVLLRAYAKYLRQANFPYSQSYIEAVLNEHPSTARSLVALFEALFDPNPDSSASRDAQTAAAAVAADIDALVSLDTDRILRAFASLVQATLRTNYFVTREGSARARNVLAIKLDAQLVDELPLPRPKYEIFVYSPRVEGVHLRFGPVARGGLRWSDRRDDFRTEILGLVKAQAVKNAVIVPVGAKGGFVLKRPPLPTGDAAADRDASRAEGVACYQLFISGLLDVTDNVDHATGKVSPPTEVIRRDGDDAYLVVAADKGTATFSDIANDVAKSYGFWLGDAFASGGSVGYDHKAMGITAKGAWEAVKRHFREMDVDTQAEDFTVVGIGDMSGDVFGNGMLLSKHIRLLAAFDHRHIFLDPDPDAARSWEERRRMFDLPRSSWEDYDTSLISAGGGVYSREHKAIPVSPQVREALGIEGSDDGVTEMTPPNLIKAILQAPVDLLFNGGIGTYIKAESESDADVGDRANDPVRVNGSQLRAKVIGEGGNLGVTALGRVEFDLSGGRINTDAMDNSAGVDCSDHEVNIKILIDSLVTAGKVKPQERKPLLESMTDEVAQLVLTDNEDQNDLIGTSRANAASLLPVHARLIQYLVDQRGIHRDLEALPSEKEIERRAEAGIGLTSPELCTLMAHVKLGLKEEMLQTELTEQDVFASRLPLYFPKPLRERFTPEIRTHQLRREIATTMLINDLVDAAGISYAFRITEDVGVGSVDAVRTYVATDAIFGVGEIWRRIRAANLPVALSDRLTLDTRRLIDRAGRWLLNYRPQPLAVGAEINRFAAKVKALTPRMSEWLRGDDKAIVEKEAAEFASQGAPEDLAYMVAAGLYRFSLLDIIDIGDINDIDAAEVADTYFALMDRLGTDGLLTAVSELPRRDRWHSLARLAIRDDIYASLRSLCFDVLAVGEPDESGEEKIAEWEHLSASRVERARRTLIEIQESGNKDLATLSVAARQIRRMTRTSGRGSSS; encoded by the coding sequence ATGACGATCGATCCCGGAGCAAGACAGGATCTCAAGCCGTGGACGACCTTCACCCAGCAGCAGGACATTCCCGAGTGGATCGCGAGAGCCTACGTCGAGAGCTATCGCGGTCCGCATAGCGACGAGTCGGGCGGGGCCGAAACCAGGCCCATCGACCTGACCGTGCCGGCGGCGATCGTGACCCCGGCGATGCTGAGCGCGCACTATCGCCTCGGCCGGCACCGGCCCGACGGCGAAAGCCGCGTCGCGGTGTACCCGGCGGACGACCCCGCCGGTTTCGGCCCCGCGCTGCAAGTTGTCACCGATCACGGCGGCATGCTGATGGACTCCGTCACCGTGCTGCTGCACCGGCTCGGTGTCCCCTACACGGCCATCATGACCCCGGTGTTCGAAGTGCAGCGCAGCCCCGAGGGGGACCTGCTGCGGGTCGAGGCGAAATCGGCAAGCGCTTCGCAATACGCCGGCGAAGCGTGGATACACGTGCAGCTCCTGCCGTCGGTCGACAGCAAGGGGCTCACCGAGGTCGAACGGCTACTGCCCAAGGTGCTGGCCGACGTTCAGCAGGTCGCCAGCGACGCGTCGAGGTTGATCGCCGTGCTCGACGATCTGGCCGCGCAGGTCGAGGCCAACGCCGGTAACCACTTCTCGGCGCCGGACCGCGACGACGTCGCGGCGCTGCTGCGCTGGCTGGGCAACGGCAACTTCCTGCTGCTCGGCTACCAGCGTTGCCACGTGCACAACGGTCAGGTCTCCGGCGACGGGTCACCCGGCCTCGGCGTCCTGCGCACCCGCACCGGCTCCCGCCCCCGGCTGACTGACGACGACCGATTGCTGGTGCTCGCGCAATCCGTGGTGGGCAGCTATCTGCGCTACGGCGCCTACCCGTATGCCATCGCGGTGCGCGAATACGAGGACGGTGCAGTGATCGAGCACCGCTTTGTCGGGTTGTTCACCGTGGCCGCCATGAACGCCGATGTCCTGGAAATCCCCACGATTTCGCGCCGGGTCCGTGAGGCGCTGGCAATGGCCGACAGTGACCCGATCCACCCGGGCCAGCTGCTGCTCGACGTCATCCAAACCGTTCCCCGCTCGGAGCTGTTCACGCTCAGCTCCGAGCGGCTTCTGGCGATGGCCAAGGCGGTGGTGGATCTGGGACCGCAACGAAACGCGTTGCTGTTCCTGCGCGCCGACCGCCTGCAGTACTTCGTCTCCTGCCTGGTCTATCTGCCCCGCGACCGCTACACCACGGCGGTGCGGCTGCAGATCGAAGACATCCTCGTTCGCGAATTCGGTGGTACCCGACTGGAATTCACCGCCCGGGTCAGCGAATCACCTTGGGCCCTGATGCATTTCATGGTCCGCCTGCCCGCCGATAGCCCCGACGCTGCGCCGGTCGACGTCTCCGACGTCAACCGGATCCGCATTCAGGCGCTGCTGAGCGAAGCGGCGCGAACCTGGACCGACCGGCTCGTGGCCGCCGCCGCGGAGGGGTCCGTGGGGCACGCCGACGCCGAGTACTACGGGGCCGCCTTCCCCGAGGTCTACAAGCAAGCCGTCACCCCGGCCGACGCCATCGACCACATCGCCATCGTCAATGAGCTGCAAGACAACTCGGTCAAGCTGGTGTTCGCCGAGACCGGCGACGGCACCGCCCAGCTGACCTGGTTCCTGGGCGGACACACCGCCTCGCTGAGCCAGCTGCTGCCGATGCTGCAGAGCATGGGTGTGGTGGTGCTCGAGGAGCGCCCCTTCACGGTCAACCGGTCCGACGGGATGCCGGTGTGGATCTACCAATTCAAGATCTCACCGCACCCGACCATCCGGCTGGCCTCGACGCAGGCCGAGCGCGACGCGATGGCCGAGCGGTTCGCCGACGCGGTCACCGCGATCTGGCAGGGCCGCCTCGAGATCGACCGGTTCAACGAGCTGGTAATGCGCGCGGGACTGCGATGGCAGCAGGTCGTGCTGTTGCGGGCTTACGCAAAGTATCTGCGGCAGGCCAACTTTCCGTACAGCCAGTCCTATATCGAAGCGGTGCTCAACGAGCACCCCTCTACCGCGCGATCACTGGTCGCGCTCTTCGAGGCGTTGTTCGACCCCAACCCCGACTCCTCCGCCAGCCGCGATGCGCAAACGGCCGCCGCGGCGGTCGCCGCCGACATCGATGCGCTGGTGAGCCTGGACACCGACCGTATTCTGCGCGCCTTCGCCTCGCTGGTGCAGGCCACGCTGCGAACGAATTACTTTGTGACACGCGAGGGTTCGGCCCGAGCCCGCAACGTGCTGGCGATCAAGCTGGACGCCCAGCTGGTCGACGAGCTGCCACTGCCGCGCCCCAAATACGAGATCTTCGTCTACTCGCCCCGGGTCGAGGGCGTGCACCTGCGGTTCGGCCCGGTGGCCCGCGGGGGCCTGCGCTGGTCGGACCGTCGAGACGACTTCCGCACCGAAATCCTGGGTCTGGTCAAGGCGCAAGCGGTCAAGAACGCCGTCATCGTGCCGGTGGGCGCCAAGGGCGGGTTCGTGCTCAAGCGGCCACCGCTGCCCACCGGCGATGCCGCCGCCGACCGCGACGCCAGCCGCGCCGAGGGCGTTGCCTGCTATCAGCTGTTCATCTCCGGCCTGCTCGACGTCACCGACAACGTCGACCATGCGACCGGAAAGGTCAGTCCGCCAACGGAAGTCATTCGGCGCGACGGCGATGACGCATACCTGGTGGTGGCGGCGGACAAGGGCACCGCCACCTTCTCCGATATCGCCAACGACGTCGCCAAGTCCTACGGATTCTGGCTGGGGGACGCGTTCGCGTCCGGCGGGTCGGTCGGCTACGACCATAAGGCCATGGGCATCACCGCCAAGGGCGCGTGGGAGGCTGTCAAACGGCACTTCCGGGAGATGGACGTCGACACGCAGGCCGAGGATTTCACCGTGGTGGGGATCGGCGACATGAGCGGCGACGTCTTCGGCAACGGCATGCTGCTGAGCAAGCACATCAGGTTGCTCGCCGCCTTCGACCACCGGCACATCTTCTTAGACCCCGACCCCGATGCCGCGCGTTCCTGGGAGGAACGCCGGCGGATGTTCGACCTGCCGCGGTCCAGCTGGGAGGACTACGACACGTCGCTGATCAGCGCGGGCGGCGGGGTGTACAGCCGTGAGCACAAGGCGATTCCGGTCAGCCCCCAGGTCCGCGAGGCGTTGGGCATCGAGGGCTCCGACGACGGAGTCACCGAGATGACTCCGCCCAATCTGATCAAGGCGATCTTGCAGGCTCCGGTGGACCTGCTGTTCAACGGCGGCATCGGCACCTACATCAAGGCGGAGTCCGAATCCGACGCCGATGTCGGCGATCGCGCCAACGATCCGGTTCGGGTCAACGGAAGCCAGCTGCGCGCCAAGGTGATTGGCGAAGGCGGCAATCTGGGGGTGACCGCATTGGGCCGCGTCGAGTTCGATCTGTCCGGCGGTCGGATCAACACCGACGCCATGGACAACTCGGCCGGCGTGGACTGTTCGGACCACGAGGTCAACATCAAAATCCTGATCGACTCCCTGGTAACCGCCGGCAAGGTCAAGCCGCAGGAGCGCAAACCGCTGCTGGAGTCGATGACCGACGAGGTCGCGCAACTGGTGCTCACCGACAACGAGGACCAGAACGACCTGATCGGCACCAGCCGGGCCAACGCGGCCAGCCTGTTGCCGGTGCACGCCAGACTGATCCAGTACCTGGTGGACCAGCGCGGCATCCACCGCGACCTGGAGGCGCTGCCCTCGGAGAAGGAGATCGAGCGCCGCGCCGAGGCCGGCATCGGGCTCACCTCACCCGAGCTGTGCACCCTGATGGCGCACGTGAAGCTGGGACTCAAGGAGGAGATGCTGCAGACCGAGCTGACCGAACAGGACGTGTTCGCATCCCGGCTGCCCCTGTACTTCCCGAAACCGTTGCGGGAACGGTTCACCCCGGAAATCCGCACGCACCAGCTGCGCCGCGAGATCGCCACCACCATGCTGATCAACGACCTGGTGGACGCCGCCGGGATCAGCTACGCCTTCCGGATCACCGAGGACGTCGGCGTCGGTTCGGTCGACGCGGTCCGCACCTACGTCGCCACCGACGCGATCTTCGGTGTGGGGGAGATCTGGCGGCGCATCCGCGCGGCGAATCTGCCGGTCGCATTGTCGGATCGGCTCACGCTGGACACCCGCCGGCTGATCGACCGGGCCGGGCGCTGGCTGCTCAACTACCGTCCGCAGCCGTTGGCGGTCGGCGCGGAGATCAACCGGTTCGCCGCCAAGGTCAAGGCGCTGACGCCGCGCATGTCGGAGTGGCTGCGCGGCGACGACAAGGCGATCGTCGAGAAGGAAGCCGCCGAGTTCGCGTCCCAGGGCGCGCCCGAGGACCTGGCCTACATGGTGGCCGCCGGCCTCTACCGCTTCAGCCTGCTCGACATCATCGACATCGGCGACATCAACGACATCGACGCCGCCGAAGTGGCGGACACCTATTTCGCGCTCATGGACCGGCTCGGTACCGACGGGCTGCTGACCGCGGTGTCCGAGCTGCCCCGGCGGGACCGCTGGCACTCCTTGGCGCGGTTGGCGATTCGCGACGACATCTATGCTTCGCTACGGTCGCTGTGCTTCGATGTGCTCGCCGTGGGGGAGCCGGACGAAAGCGGTGAAGAGAAGATCGCCGAGTGGGAGCACCTGAGTGCCTCCAGGGTCGAGCGGGCCCGCCGAACACTGATCGAGATCCAGGAAAGCGGGAACAAGGATCTCGCAACGCTGTCCGTCGCCGCGCGACAAATCCGTCGCATGACCCGCACCAGTGGAAGAGGATCATCAAGTTGA